In a genomic window of Dyadobacter fermentans DSM 18053:
- a CDS encoding dihydrofolate reductase family protein encodes MTRKVFVYIAASLDGYIAKHDDDLTFLSLVEQPGEDYGYAEFIDTIDTVIIGRKTYDKVQAMGIEYLRADKEYHILTRTPRAQEGNVRFHTGDLKTLIEGLKQKGGKHIFVDGGAEVVNQLIRMDLIDEYIVSLIPILLGDGIRLFHDGRPEQNLAFVSSKSFEKGLVQLHYKRR; translated from the coding sequence ATGACCAGAAAAGTATTCGTTTACATTGCCGCTAGCCTCGACGGCTACATTGCCAAGCACGACGACGACCTGACGTTCCTGTCCCTCGTGGAGCAACCCGGTGAAGATTATGGCTACGCCGAGTTCATCGACACCATCGATACGGTAATCATCGGTCGCAAAACATATGACAAAGTGCAGGCAATGGGCATCGAATATCTCCGGGCCGACAAGGAGTACCACATCCTCACACGCACGCCGCGAGCGCAGGAAGGCAACGTGCGCTTCCACACCGGCGACCTGAAAACGCTTATCGAAGGCCTGAAACAAAAAGGCGGTAAACACATTTTCGTAGACGGCGGCGCCGAAGTGGTCAACCAGCTCATACGAATGGACCTGATTGACGAATACATCGTGTCACTGATCCCCATTCTGCTTGGTGACGGCATTCGCTTATTCCACGACGGTCGGCCTGAGCAAAATCTCGCTTTCGTGAGCAGCAAATCTTTTGAAAAAGGTTTGGTACAACTGCATTATAAGCGCAGGTAG
- the porQ gene encoding type IX secretion system protein PorQ, with the protein MRLPGCGVLFLIAWLCWPWNASFAQVTGGRSCLDFLQLPAQARSTALGSNHITAQGNDPALFLQNPALLDTAKVNNVSLNLMPYLADTRFVNLGYANRIRKTGGIWAVGLQYLNYGTMQETDDIGNVVGEFRAADYGLSAGYGHTIGAFTLGATAKFVGASIESYQAWGMAFDWGATFRHPREDLTIGFVAKNFGFLRQNYNGATTPVLPLDLRVGVTFKPKYMPIRVSLTAHHLNRFDMVYNDPNLFYTYDINGNRLPKKVGIAEKLGRHLSIGAEFIAHSNFRILLGYDHLKRQELRLNNRGALAGFSFGAWLRIKRFEVGYGRAQYVPGFGSSSISIVMNLKNGFARNKWDEPVKARPVH; encoded by the coding sequence ATGAGGTTGCCTGGCTGCGGTGTGCTATTCCTGATCGCATGGCTCTGCTGGCCGTGGAATGCGTCTTTTGCCCAGGTAACAGGCGGCCGTTCATGTCTCGATTTCCTGCAATTGCCCGCTCAGGCCCGCAGTACCGCGCTGGGTTCCAACCACATCACCGCGCAGGGGAATGACCCCGCGCTGTTTCTCCAAAACCCCGCATTGCTGGATACCGCGAAGGTCAATAACGTGTCGCTGAACCTGATGCCCTACCTGGCCGATACCAGGTTTGTGAACCTCGGTTATGCCAACCGCATCCGCAAAACCGGCGGCATCTGGGCCGTAGGCTTACAATACCTGAATTACGGTACTATGCAGGAAACCGACGATATCGGCAATGTGGTTGGCGAGTTCCGCGCTGCGGATTACGGATTATCAGCCGGTTACGGTCATACGATAGGTGCATTCACGCTCGGTGCGACGGCCAAATTTGTGGGCGCGTCGATCGAGAGTTATCAGGCATGGGGCATGGCCTTCGACTGGGGAGCTACGTTCCGGCACCCGAGAGAAGATTTGACGATCGGTTTCGTCGCTAAGAACTTTGGGTTTTTAAGACAAAACTACAACGGTGCAACGACGCCGGTACTGCCGTTGGACCTGCGCGTAGGGGTGACCTTCAAGCCGAAATACATGCCCATTCGCGTGTCGCTCACCGCGCACCATTTAAACCGTTTCGATATGGTTTATAATGATCCCAACTTGTTTTATACCTACGATATCAATGGCAACAGGCTGCCGAAAAAAGTGGGAATTGCCGAAAAGCTGGGCAGGCATTTGTCCATTGGCGCGGAATTCATTGCGCATTCCAATTTCCGCATTCTGCTCGGTTACGACCATTTGAAAAGGCAGGAACTCAGACTGAACAACCGCGGCGCACTGGCTGGTTTTTCTTTCGGTGCGTGGCTGCGCATCAAGCGGTTTGAAGTCGGCTACGGCCGGGCGCAATACGTGCCGGGCTTTGGCAGCAGTTCTATTTCGATTGTGATGAATCTCAAAAATGGCTTCGCCAGAAACAAATGGGACGAGCCGGTGAAAGCCCGGCCCGTCCATTGA
- a CDS encoding acyl-CoA carboxylase subunit beta translates to MESRSAAASKKELLDQKNAEAELGGGESRIQAQHAKGKLTARERIAILLDKGSFEEIGRFVMHRSKDFGLDKEHYLGDGVVTGYGKVNGRLVYVFAQDFTVFGGSLSETHAEKICKIMDLAMKNGAPLIGLNDSGGARIQEGVLSLAGYADIFYKNTLASGVIPQISAVMGPCAGGAVYSPAITDFILMVENTSYMFVTGPNVVKTVTHEEVTAEELGGAMTHATKSGVTHFVSANEVECLQAIKKLLSYMPQNCEDEAPRQPYTPGDELRPTLNTLIPESANQPYDMREVITELSDPDSFFEVHENFAENIVVGFSRIAGRSIGIVANQPAVLAGVLDIHASQKAARFVRFCDSFNIPLLVLEDVPGFLPGTDQEWNAIITNGAKLLYAFCEATVPRITVITRKAYGGAYDVMNSKHIGADMNFAWPSAEIAVMGASGAAEIIFKREIAQAENPVEKLQEKIDEYTHKFANPYRAAHRGYIDEVIHPDQTRAKLIRAFEMLENKVDVLPRKKHGNIPL, encoded by the coding sequence ATGGAATCCCGATCAGCCGCTGCTTCAAAAAAAGAACTTTTAGATCAAAAAAATGCCGAGGCCGAACTCGGGGGCGGTGAAAGCAGGATTCAGGCGCAACATGCAAAAGGTAAACTTACAGCCCGGGAACGCATCGCGATCCTGCTCGACAAGGGTTCTTTTGAAGAAATAGGCCGGTTTGTGATGCACCGCAGCAAGGATTTCGGACTCGACAAGGAGCATTACCTCGGCGACGGCGTGGTAACCGGCTACGGCAAAGTGAATGGCCGGCTGGTGTACGTTTTTGCGCAGGATTTCACGGTTTTCGGCGGGTCGCTGTCGGAAACGCATGCTGAAAAAATCTGTAAGATCATGGACCTGGCCATGAAAAACGGCGCTCCGCTGATTGGATTGAACGATTCGGGCGGCGCGCGGATTCAGGAAGGCGTGCTGTCGCTGGCGGGGTATGCCGATATTTTTTATAAAAACACATTGGCCTCGGGCGTGATCCCTCAGATTTCGGCAGTAATGGGCCCCTGCGCGGGCGGGGCCGTGTATTCGCCTGCGATCACCGATTTTATCTTAATGGTTGAAAACACGAGCTACATGTTCGTGACGGGGCCTAATGTGGTAAAAACCGTGACGCACGAGGAAGTGACGGCCGAAGAACTCGGCGGAGCCATGACCCACGCTACCAAATCGGGCGTGACGCACTTTGTCTCTGCCAATGAGGTCGAATGCCTGCAAGCGATCAAAAAGTTGCTGAGCTACATGCCCCAGAACTGCGAGGACGAGGCGCCGCGGCAGCCCTACACACCCGGCGACGAGCTGCGTCCCACCCTGAATACCCTCATTCCCGAAAGCGCCAACCAGCCTTACGACATGCGGGAAGTTATTACAGAGCTCTCCGATCCCGACAGTTTTTTTGAAGTACATGAAAATTTCGCCGAAAATATCGTCGTAGGCTTTTCCCGCATTGCTGGGCGCAGCATTGGTATTGTAGCCAACCAACCTGCGGTACTGGCCGGCGTGCTCGACATTCACGCAAGCCAGAAAGCCGCCCGTTTCGTGCGTTTTTGTGATAGTTTCAACATTCCGCTACTGGTTTTGGAAGATGTTCCCGGCTTCCTGCCCGGCACCGACCAGGAGTGGAATGCGATTATTACCAACGGCGCCAAGCTGCTCTACGCGTTCTGCGAAGCCACGGTGCCGCGCATTACGGTAATTACGCGCAAGGCCTACGGAGGCGCGTACGATGTGATGAACTCGAAACACATCGGTGCGGACATGAACTTTGCGTGGCCGTCCGCCGAAATTGCCGTGATGGGCGCCAGCGGTGCCGCCGAGATTATTTTCAAACGCGAGATCGCCCAGGCGGAAAACCCCGTGGAGAAATTGCAGGAAAAAATCGACGAATACACGCATAAGTTTGCCAACCCCTACCGCGCCGCCCACCGGGGCTATATCGACGAGGTGATCCACCCCGACCAGACCCGCGCCAAGCTGATCCGCGCATTTGAAATGCTCGAAAACAAGGTGGATGTATTGCCCCGGAAGAAGCACGGCAACATTCCGTTGTAA
- a CDS encoding Gfo/Idh/MocA family oxidoreductase codes for MKEEKGASNSRRRFIKGSLATLATFSIVPRHVLGKGYLAPSDTLTKAIVGTGSMGRGHIPYAGTKVVALCDVDKRHLETAVNMVDKGVKTFSDYRELIQLPEVDIVHVATPPHWHGIIAADAARAGKDVWCEKPMTRTIGEGKRLVEAVQQHGRVFRLNTWFRFESNFYGMNTTVKPIKKLVQSGLLGWPLKVTVSKHTGFDWKFYWVGKTNNVPQPVPSELDYEMWLGPAPYKPYSEHRVHQTFRGYWDYDGGGLGDMGQHYIDPIQYFLGKDDTSPVSVEVDAPQQHTEAVGTWRRINYTYADGCQIVLDGEAKDDKVAYIEGPKGKLYPNFKSDIPDLEKKLAAFPDPEPQVTDFVDAVKNRKKFALNEENGHRSCTIVNMGLIALRLGRSLKFDPDKQEFIDDEGANRLINQPMRAPWTI; via the coding sequence ATGAAAGAAGAGAAAGGAGCCTCCAATTCGCGGAGGCGCTTTATCAAAGGCTCACTGGCGACGCTGGCGACGTTTTCGATCGTCCCCCGGCATGTGCTCGGAAAAGGTTACCTCGCCCCCAGCGACACGCTCACCAAGGCCATCGTAGGTACCGGCTCCATGGGCCGCGGCCACATTCCCTACGCGGGTACGAAAGTGGTTGCATTATGTGACGTAGACAAGCGGCACCTCGAAACGGCCGTTAACATGGTCGATAAGGGTGTTAAAACCTTTTCGGACTACCGCGAGCTGATCCAGCTGCCCGAAGTCGACATCGTGCACGTTGCCACGCCGCCGCATTGGCACGGCATTATCGCCGCCGACGCCGCCCGTGCGGGTAAGGATGTGTGGTGCGAAAAACCGATGACCCGAACCATCGGCGAAGGAAAACGCCTGGTGGAGGCCGTGCAGCAGCATGGACGCGTGTTCCGTCTCAACACCTGGTTCCGTTTCGAAAGCAATTTCTACGGAATGAACACCACCGTAAAACCGATTAAAAAACTCGTTCAGAGCGGCTTGCTGGGATGGCCGTTGAAAGTGACCGTGAGCAAGCATACCGGCTTCGACTGGAAGTTTTATTGGGTAGGTAAAACAAACAACGTACCTCAGCCGGTGCCATCCGAGCTCGACTATGAAATGTGGCTCGGCCCGGCGCCCTACAAACCATATAGCGAACACCGCGTGCACCAGACATTCCGCGGCTACTGGGATTACGACGGCGGCGGACTAGGCGATATGGGCCAGCATTACATCGACCCCATTCAATATTTCCTCGGCAAGGACGATACCAGCCCCGTAAGTGTGGAAGTGGATGCCCCTCAGCAGCATACCGAAGCCGTAGGGACCTGGCGCCGCATTAACTACACTTACGCCGACGGTTGCCAGATCGTGCTCGACGGCGAGGCCAAGGACGACAAAGTGGCCTACATTGAAGGCCCGAAAGGGAAACTGTACCCTAATTTCAAATCCGACATTCCGGACCTGGAAAAGAAACTGGCCGCATTCCCTGATCCTGAGCCGCAGGTTACCGACTTCGTGGATGCTGTGAAAAACCGTAAAAAATTCGCACTGAACGAAGAAAACGGGCACCGCTCCTGCACAATCGTGAATATGGGCCTCATCGCGTTACGCCTGGGCCGTTCGTTGAAATTCGATCCTGACAAACAGGAATTTATCGATGACGAAGGCGCCAACCGGCTCATTAACCAGCCAATGCGCGCTCCCTGGACCATTTAA
- a CDS encoding DUF1080 domain-containing protein: MKKRLHHILALCLASSQLMAQTDNALDAKVKAVLSKFPSQNEAALKKNMEELAQLGKPGLVQIASMLTPPGKGDNTKIQFALGGFSYYASQAGKEALRKDAAEAYGEALSKVADPDSKNFLIYQLQTVGRDESVDVLKGYLKDERLSQPAARTLSRIGSPAAGAALLQALGNAGGSVQLAITEALGDVHYKEAAPAIEKTAASAESDLRKVSLYALSEIGVPSSENTLASAAQKASYRYDVTDATAVYLKYLAKLAANGHGATAEKAALALIKATPDVKQSATRSSALKIYSDIKKRESVPVLVSALQSTDAQYRAAALKLGQKYLMADGTTPWLNAFKKANPTVQAEIITMLGHAESKDALPLVLKALSSKDNKVKTAAIWSAGRIGQESSIAKLIPVLKTANADEIAAVKSSLLTIKGASLADQVAAAIPRVPAPAQAALIDVLAARAATSKLPVVSAQLKSADADVRKSAFNALKSLATANDLPQLYALLNGGGSAEEIAATQAAIGAAIKESGDTNSQTEAILKQMQASPADKQGNYLAVLAGIGGKKALAAVVTAYGNGDAAKKKSAIAALSAWADASAAKELLSIAGSTSDTDDFQTALTGYVSAASKSGKTPANKVLMLREALAIAKTDAQKEAIIKELGRNRTFNSLLLVGKYLDNAGTQQAAAQAVMSIALANKNLYSTEIRALLTKAGPLLKGQDADYQRESIRKHLAEMPAGEGFVSLFNGKDLSGWKGLVQNPIARRKMSADSLAYKQKKADEAAFKDWFAKDGELVFSGHGDNLCTAKQYGDFEMYVDWKIQKDGDAGIYLRGTPQVQIWDTSRVSVGAQVGSGGLYNNQKNPSKPSKVADNAIGEWNTFHITMIGDRVSVDLNGENVVDNVVLENYWDRNLPIFAKEQLELQAHGNEIHYRDIYVREIPRPEFTLPEVEQQDGFKVLFDGTNMFEWVGNKTDYFIQNGELVVDPKKGGKGNLYTKDEYSDFDFRFEFQLTPGANNGLGIRTPMEGDAAYVGTEIQILDNDAEIYKDLNEYQYHGSAYGIIPAKRGFLKPMGEWNYQEVRVQESKIKVTLNGTVILDGDLAEASKNGTVDHKDHPGLKRTSGHLGFLGHGSELKFRNIRIKDLSKAAPEPVETGKKKSKKKK, from the coding sequence ATGAAAAAAAGACTACACCATATTCTGGCCCTCTGCCTGGCTTCCTCGCAGCTCATGGCCCAAACCGACAATGCGCTCGACGCCAAGGTGAAGGCGGTATTGTCGAAATTCCCCTCGCAAAACGAGGCCGCATTGAAGAAAAACATGGAAGAACTGGCGCAGCTCGGCAAACCGGGCCTTGTACAGATCGCCTCCATGCTCACGCCTCCCGGCAAGGGCGACAATACAAAAATCCAGTTCGCATTGGGCGGATTCAGCTATTATGCTTCGCAGGCAGGTAAAGAGGCGTTGCGCAAGGACGCCGCCGAAGCCTATGGCGAAGCATTGTCCAAAGTAGCCGACCCTGATAGCAAGAACTTCCTCATTTACCAGCTCCAAACGGTTGGTAGAGACGAATCGGTGGATGTTTTGAAAGGTTATCTCAAAGATGAAAGACTTTCACAACCCGCCGCCCGGACGCTCTCGCGCATTGGCTCGCCTGCTGCCGGTGCCGCATTGCTGCAAGCGCTGGGGAATGCCGGCGGAAGCGTGCAGCTTGCCATTACCGAGGCATTGGGGGATGTTCATTACAAAGAAGCCGCACCGGCTATCGAAAAAACGGCAGCCAGCGCTGAGTCGGACCTCCGAAAGGTGAGCCTTTACGCCTTGTCTGAAATAGGCGTTCCTTCTTCCGAAAATACGCTGGCAAGTGCCGCTCAAAAAGCATCCTACCGCTACGACGTGACGGATGCAACGGCCGTTTACCTCAAATATCTGGCAAAACTAGCCGCCAACGGCCATGGAGCTACGGCTGAAAAAGCGGCGCTCGCGTTGATAAAAGCTACGCCCGACGTTAAGCAATCGGCCACGCGTTCTTCGGCATTGAAGATTTATTCGGATATCAAAAAGCGGGAATCCGTGCCGGTGCTCGTCAGTGCCCTGCAAAGCACCGACGCGCAATATCGCGCAGCGGCATTGAAACTCGGACAGAAATACCTCATGGCCGACGGCACCACGCCCTGGCTGAATGCATTCAAAAAAGCAAATCCGACGGTTCAGGCGGAGATTATCACCATGCTTGGCCATGCCGAATCGAAAGACGCATTGCCTCTTGTACTGAAAGCACTTTCCTCGAAAGACAACAAAGTAAAAACAGCTGCAATATGGTCGGCGGGCAGAATCGGGCAGGAAAGCAGCATTGCAAAACTGATCCCGGTTTTGAAAACGGCCAATGCCGACGAAATTGCAGCGGTAAAAAGCAGCTTGCTGACCATTAAAGGCGCCTCGCTGGCGGACCAGGTGGCTGCGGCCATTCCCCGCGTACCAGCCCCCGCACAAGCCGCGCTGATCGACGTGCTCGCGGCCCGCGCCGCCACTTCGAAACTGCCGGTAGTATCGGCGCAGTTAAAAAGTGCTGATGCGGATGTGCGAAAATCTGCATTCAATGCATTAAAATCCCTGGCAACCGCCAACGACCTGCCGCAGCTTTATGCGCTGCTCAATGGTGGCGGCTCGGCCGAGGAAATTGCGGCTACACAGGCTGCTATCGGCGCGGCGATCAAAGAAAGCGGCGATACCAACAGCCAAACAGAAGCGATCCTGAAACAAATGCAAGCCTCGCCCGCCGACAAACAAGGCAATTACCTGGCGGTACTGGCCGGCATTGGCGGTAAAAAAGCGCTAGCCGCGGTGGTAACAGCTTACGGAAACGGTGATGCGGCTAAGAAAAAGTCCGCCATCGCAGCGCTTTCCGCCTGGGCGGACGCAAGCGCAGCGAAAGAGCTCCTTTCAATCGCCGGCAGTACCAGCGATACCGACGATTTTCAGACCGCATTGACAGGCTACGTGTCTGCCGCTTCAAAATCCGGCAAAACGCCTGCCAACAAGGTACTGATGCTCCGTGAGGCGCTTGCCATTGCCAAAACGGATGCGCAGAAAGAAGCGATCATTAAAGAGTTGGGACGAAACAGGACTTTCAATTCCCTCCTGCTGGTGGGCAAATACCTGGATAATGCAGGTACGCAGCAAGCCGCTGCCCAGGCTGTGATGAGCATTGCGCTGGCTAACAAAAACCTGTACAGCACCGAAATCCGCGCGCTGCTCACCAAGGCCGGACCGCTTCTGAAAGGTCAGGATGCCGATTACCAGCGGGAATCGATCCGTAAGCATTTGGCCGAAATGCCGGCTGGCGAAGGATTCGTGTCGCTGTTTAACGGCAAAGACCTCTCGGGCTGGAAAGGTTTGGTCCAAAACCCAATCGCCCGCCGCAAAATGAGCGCCGATTCGCTGGCCTACAAGCAGAAAAAGGCGGATGAAGCGGCATTCAAGGATTGGTTCGCAAAAGACGGCGAGCTGGTTTTCTCCGGTCATGGCGATAACCTTTGCACGGCAAAACAATACGGCGATTTCGAAATGTACGTGGATTGGAAAATCCAGAAAGACGGTGATGCGGGCATTTACCTGCGTGGGACGCCGCAGGTGCAGATATGGGACACCTCGCGCGTAAGCGTTGGCGCGCAAGTGGGTTCGGGCGGACTTTATAACAACCAAAAGAACCCCAGCAAGCCGTCCAAAGTAGCGGATAATGCCATTGGAGAATGGAACACCTTCCACATTACGATGATCGGCGACCGCGTGTCTGTGGACCTGAATGGGGAAAACGTGGTGGATAATGTGGTACTGGAAAACTACTGGGACCGCAATCTGCCGATTTTTGCCAAGGAGCAACTCGAATTACAGGCGCATGGCAACGAAATCCATTACCGCGACATTTACGTTCGGGAAATCCCGCGTCCAGAGTTTACATTGCCCGAAGTTGAGCAGCAAGACGGCTTCAAGGTTCTTTTCGATGGCACAAATATGTTTGAATGGGTTGGCAACAAAACCGACTACTTCATCCAGAACGGTGAACTGGTGGTTGATCCTAAAAAAGGCGGCAAAGGCAATCTCTACACCAAGGACGAGTATAGCGACTTTGACTTCCGTTTTGAATTCCAGCTTACGCCGGGTGCGAACAACGGTCTGGGCATCCGCACACCGATGGAAGGCGACGCCGCCTACGTGGGTACCGAAATCCAGATCCTCGACAATGACGCCGAGATTTACAAGGACTTGAACGAATACCAATACCACGGCTCGGCCTATGGCATTATTCCCGCAAAAAGAGGCTTCCTCAAACCCATGGGCGAATGGAATTACCAGGAAGTGAGGGTGCAGGAATCGAAAATAAAAGTAACCCTGAACGGCACCGTGATCCTCGATGGCGACCTCGCCGAAGCCAGCAAAAACGGCACGGTAGACCACAAAGACCACCCGGGATTGAAACGAACAAGCGGCCACCTCGGATTCCTCGGACACGGTTCCGAACTGAAATTCAGGAACATCCGCATTAAAGACCTGAGTAAAGCGGCGCCGGAGCCGGTGGAAACAGGGAAGAAAAAAAGTAAAAAGAAAAAGTGA
- the parS gene encoding type II RES/Xre toxin-antitoxin system antitoxin, whose product MKKHTPKQYLEADDTPGAAFNEPYAAYHGAPNPGIIFKTPLHRPESQMTSFQKIDMIRKGISKNDFERFKNKAGLDYDQLAHALSVARATLINKKGDEKFNQALSERIVSLADIYSYGYEVFEDVERFNSWVFRPNPALGGQRPFDFLDNQFGREEVRNMIGRIDYGVYS is encoded by the coding sequence ATGAAAAAACACACACCAAAGCAATACCTCGAAGCCGACGACACGCCGGGCGCTGCATTCAATGAACCTTATGCTGCCTATCATGGCGCACCGAATCCAGGCATCATCTTCAAAACTCCCCTCCATCGGCCCGAGAGCCAGATGACCAGCTTCCAGAAAATCGATATGATCCGGAAAGGGATCAGTAAGAATGATTTTGAGCGGTTTAAGAACAAAGCCGGCCTCGATTATGACCAACTGGCTCATGCATTGTCGGTGGCGCGTGCTACCCTCATTAATAAAAAAGGGGATGAGAAATTCAACCAGGCGCTAAGCGAGCGGATCGTGAGCCTGGCGGATATCTATTCTTATGGTTATGAGGTTTTTGAAGATGTGGAGCGCTTCAATAGCTGGGTGTTCAGGCCGAACCCGGCGCTGGGCGGTCAGCGGCCTTTTGATTTTCTGGACAATCAGTTTGGCCGTGAAGAGGTCAGAAACATGATTGGCCGGATCGACTATGGCGTTTACTCTTAG
- a CDS encoding RES family NAD+ phosphorylase codes for MIVHRIGRTRYARDLDGEGARLHGGRWNHPLTPCIYTSESRALALLEYTANVNIDDIPRSLSITTFEIDPAYMLDLHASALPGDWKNAPAPASTKDFGTALLRKADYGIIRIPSAIMDDEYNYLLNPLFRKTVAYSIQSVRDFIYDVRLKL; via the coding sequence ATGATCGTGCACAGAATCGGGCGTACACGTTATGCCCGCGACCTCGACGGCGAAGGGGCGCGCCTGCATGGCGGCCGCTGGAACCACCCGCTCACTCCCTGCATTTATACCTCGGAAAGCCGCGCGCTGGCCTTGCTCGAATATACAGCCAATGTGAATATCGACGACATCCCGCGATCGCTCAGCATTACAACGTTCGAAATAGATCCTGCCTATATGCTCGACCTGCACGCCAGCGCATTGCCCGGCGACTGGAAAAATGCGCCCGCGCCTGCTTCCACGAAGGATTTCGGCACGGCATTGCTTCGGAAGGCCGATTATGGGATTATCAGAATACCCTCCGCCATTATGGACGACGAATACAATTACCTGCTCAATCCGCTGTTTCGGAAAACGGTTGCCTATTCCATCCAGTCGGTCCGCGATTTTATTTACGACGTCAGGCTCAAATTATAG
- a CDS encoding ATP/GTP-binding protein, with amino-acid sequence MKTKHFLIASLLTSFTALSTQAQHSLTQLWSSEASLPVPESVLYSAAGKALYVAQIDGKAGEKDGKGGIAKVGLDGKIIAQDWVTGLNAPKGMGIKGGKLFVADITEVVEIDIKSGKIDKKHPVEGSKFLNDLTIDSKGTIYVSDSDTKKVHAIKDGKVSTYFEDLTRPNGLLAVGSDLLIADSGTLKKLSPSKQITVLAEGMDKSTDGIEQVKPGEYIVSCWAGVVYYVKSDGTTEKLLDTTAEKTNSADIGYDPVKKIVYVPTFMKNNVVAYQLK; translated from the coding sequence ATGAAAACCAAACATTTCCTGATTGCATCGCTGCTAACCTCATTCACTGCCCTATCCACTCAGGCACAACATTCGCTTACCCAGCTATGGTCTTCGGAGGCATCGCTGCCGGTTCCGGAATCGGTGCTGTACAGCGCGGCGGGGAAAGCGCTTTATGTGGCGCAGATCGACGGTAAAGCAGGTGAAAAAGACGGCAAAGGAGGTATCGCGAAGGTCGGCCTCGATGGCAAGATCATCGCGCAGGACTGGGTAACCGGCCTGAATGCACCGAAAGGAATGGGCATCAAGGGCGGCAAACTGTTTGTGGCCGACATTACCGAGGTTGTAGAAATCGATATCAAATCGGGCAAAATCGACAAAAAGCATCCGGTAGAAGGCTCCAAGTTCCTGAACGACCTCACTATCGACTCCAAAGGCACGATTTACGTTTCCGACTCGGACACCAAGAAAGTGCATGCGATCAAGGACGGCAAGGTTTCAACCTATTTTGAAGACCTGACCCGCCCGAACGGCTTGCTGGCCGTGGGCAGCGACCTTTTGATCGCCGATAGCGGCACTTTGAAAAAATTGAGCCCTTCCAAACAAATCACTGTGCTGGCAGAAGGAATGGACAAAAGCACCGATGGCATCGAGCAGGTGAAACCGGGCGAATATATTGTTTCTTGCTGGGCAGGTGTAGTGTATTACGTTAAATCAGACGGAACAACCGAAAAATTGCTCGATACGACTGCTGAAAAAACGAATTCGGCAGATATAGGTTACGACCCCGTGAAGAAGATCGTGTACGTCCCTACATTCATGAAAAACAATGTCGTGGCATATCAATTAAAGTAA
- a CDS encoding RNA recognition motif domain-containing protein: protein MDIFVGSLSFKLRESELREAFEKYGKVSSAKIIIDKITRQSKGFGFVEMPDEVEARTAINALNGADMYGRPLVVNESQKREPRGDGGGSSRPDNRNHEGGGYNREGGYNREGGYNRTPRPAGNDAPGGGRPYPSDDRNTGRDYNRPSVDDDDQDDDDAPSRPTPPDRSFSDRGFGGGGNAGGGFRQPDKQRDKGHHDRGHNDHNRHQQGGKPKFEDRYSSKKGGGGSKDYSRRINDDDDDW from the coding sequence ATGGACATTTTTGTTGGGAGTCTTTCTTTTAAGTTAAGGGAAAGCGAGCTGCGTGAAGCTTTCGAAAAGTATGGCAAAGTGAGCTCGGCGAAAATTATCATTGACAAGATCACGCGTCAAAGCAAAGGTTTCGGGTTTGTTGAAATGCCCGATGAAGTGGAGGCCAGAACCGCCATTAATGCATTGAACGGGGCGGATATGTACGGCAGGCCACTCGTTGTGAATGAATCCCAAAAGAGAGAACCCAGAGGCGACGGCGGAGGTTCTTCCCGGCCCGATAACCGCAACCACGAGGGCGGCGGCTATAACCGGGAGGGAGGCTATAACCGTGAAGGCGGATACAACCGCACGCCACGACCGGCCGGAAACGATGCTCCGGGCGGCGGCAGGCCTTATCCTTCGGATGACAGAAATACAGGCAGAGACTATAACCGGCCGTCGGTCGATGACGACGATCAGGACGACGACGACGCACCAAGCAGACCAACCCCGCCCGACCGCAGTTTCAGCGACCGGGGCTTTGGAGGAGGTGGTAATGCGGGAGGTGGTTTCAGGCAGCCCGATAAGCAGCGCGATAAAGGCCATCACGACCGCGGCCATAACGACCATAACCGCCACCAGCAAGGAGGCAAACCGAAGTTCGAAGATCGTTACAGCAGTAAAAAAGGCGGAGGCGGATCGAAAGATTACAGCCGCCGTATCAATGACGACGACGACGATTGGTGA